The DNA region TTCTTGCTTTACTCACTGGTTTACATGATTACAACACGGTCTTATAAGAGAATCATTTCTTAAACTTGGGGGAACCCAAGTTTTTATTTTGCCATTGGCAACATTATTTGATCAATTATTAGTTTTTTATTTGCGCATATATTTTTTATCGTATCCATCTTATTTTAGCTAATATGCTTTACAAACTAGTTCAAATGTGCTATCATTCTATAGAACTAGTATGTAAAACAAGATAGTTGGAAAACTTTGGCTTTATCAAGTTTTTATTTTTAAAACACTAGTTGGTAAAACAAATTAGATAGGAAGGAGGGATAGCATGAAGGAGACACAAATGCTAAAAGGGATCTTAGACGGTTGTGTCCTGCAGATCATCGCCCGACAGGAAATTTATGGCTATGAATTGGTTCAAGAACTGAGGGCTAGTGGCTTTCAGAATATGGTCGGTGGAACAGTCTATCCTCTTCTACAAAAATTGGAAAAAAATAGTTTGATTGTGAGTCAAAATAAGCCTTCTCCAGATGGTCCAGACAGAAAGTATTTTTACCTAACAACTCAAGGACAGGCCTATTTAGAAGATTTTTGGCTCCAATGGAATGATTTGGTTAAAAAGGTAGATCGGTTGGCACAAACCGTTGAAAAAAGATAACCGTCCTAAGTGTGTTTAGCCCACTTTGTCCGTTTCCTATTTTTATACGGATTTTTACGCTCTTTGTATCTTGGTTTAATTGAACACGAGCTAAAATCCTAGTAAAAAAGATAACCGTCCTAGTGTGCTTAGCCCACTTTGTCCGTTTCCTATTTTTATACGGATTTTTACGCTCTTTGTATCTTGGTGAAGGGAGAATGAAATGAATAAGCAACTGGAATATCGTAAACAGATTGAGATGATTGAGGAAAAACTAATCAGGAAAAATAAGGAATATATGGAACGTATCAGCGGTTATATGATGATTGCTTCTATTTTTTATCATCAAGAGGAGGTCGTGATGGAACAGCTTTTGTCCATCTATCAGGATGTTTTTGCTGCTCAGCAGGACGGTTGTTCCGCAGAGGAATTCCTCGGCAAAGATAGCAAACAGATGGCAGACGAACTCTTGTCCTACCTTCCACCTATTGGTCTTATGGAGGTGGCTCGTTTAAGTGTTCTTATTCTTAGTATCTATCTTGGCAGCCAGTTCTTAATGGATTTTGCAGGAACAGGAGTCATCTCTCTCAACTGGATTGGCTTGCTCTGCGATACCGTTCTCAGTCTACTGTTGCCAATAGGTATCTTTCTTATCCTTCGTAGACTGATTTACCAGACTGATAAAATCAAGATTTTAGGGATCTATATTGGTTTTCCTCTCGTCTTTTTAGGACTTTGTTTCTTGCGGCTTTGGTTAGTTCCAAAGAAGCTTGATTTCGTCTTGACTGGTTGGGGATTGGTGGTTCTACTTGCCCTACTAGGAGTAGCTCTGCTATTTTTCCAAGAGCAGAAGTTAGTTCGCTATGTCTTTCTGCCTACCTATGTTCTCACTCTGGCTTGTGGTAGCTTGACTAGCTATCTAAAGCAAGTGGGAGCCTCTGTTCCCATCTGGCTTAATCTCACTTTAATTTTCCTGCCGATTATAATCTTTTGGATAGGAAGTATGATATTCTTGATGAGAAAGGAAAAATGAGATGAATACATTTCAGCTACACTTAAAGCAGATGAACGATTTGCAACGAAAATTAAATAAGGAAAACAAGGCTTATATGAAGCGCCTTCGTACCTATATGACTCTGGCCTCTGGTTTTTACAATCAGGAGGAAAGAACCGTAAGGTTGCTGCTATCTATTTATCAAGATGTTTTGGAGGCACAGAAGGATGGTCAGTCGGCTGAAGATTTTCTTGGTAAGGATAGTCAGCAAATGGCAGATCAACTTCTGTCTGATTTACCTCCGTTGCGTTGGTATTATGGTTTGAGGTTAACAGGGAGTATTGCCTTGGTCTATATCGGTTGGCTGTTTCTAGGAACCTTTAGTTGTACGGGATATATGAAATTGGAATGGCGCTCCTTACTTTGTGATCTTCTCATCGGCTTCATGTTGCCAAGTTCTGCCTTTTTTATCCTAAAGAATCTCGTCTATGAGCCGTCTAAGGCCAAGGCGAGATTTGTGATAGGAATCTGGAGCATCTTAGTTCTTGGAATAATCGGTCTGCGGATATGGCTAAGTCGCCAGTTTTATGAGTTCATCCGTCTGCCATTTTGGGTTTCTGTTCTTATTTTGGTTGGGATTGCCGCAGGAATCTGGTACTATCGAAAGAAAACTTCTATTATTCATGTGTTTATGCCTTCTTACATTCTTACAGTGTTGAGTGGCTTTAGTCAGATTGTAGCTACACATTTCGGCTATGGGGAACGAGATTGGACAGGTTGGTTGCCTTTGGGCTTTATCAGTCTAGCTCTAATTTCCTCTCTTCTAGGTGCACTTTATATGTTGAAAAAAGATGAATTGAGCTAAACAAATTTGCAAGGATGGTGATAGACTAGCTTTTTGAGTGGTCTATCATTTTTTGGTATAATAAATAAAGGAGTTTTTTGTTATTATGGAATATGACAGTTACATAAGATTTCCGAATGACTAAGAAAGTCAATAAAGTTGTAGAATTTAGAGTTTGGAAAAATAGGGGATACATTATAGGTATGAGATTATGGCATGAAGAACTAATAAATAAATTACCACGTCAGCAATTACTAGGACAACATAGAGAATGCGCAGCCTTGAGAGGAGCTGGATGGGGACGTTTGCACGCAACTGTTAACTATGTTTTTGAATATTCTCCCTATAAGTTGTACCAATATCATTGCCTGATTCTTGCGGAAATGGAGCATCGGGGATATAAACCGGATGAAAAATGGAAAAATCCTTTGTATAGAGGAAAAGTTGTTTCTGAATATGAAAAACTATCTGAAGAGGTCATTACACACCCTATTTACCCCGAACACAACGAGGAGTATCTGGAAGAATGTTTGGATAATTTAAAAGCCAAAAATATACATCTGTCCTAATTATACTTGGGTTAGAAAGCCAAGAAGGTACGATGGGATATATCAAAAAAGAGGGCATTTCCTATTGAAAATATTGTAAGTCCATAACGATAGCAACAACTCATTATAAGGTTCAAGAAACCTTCTTAAATCAACGTTTATAGGCAATAAAGGAGAAAATCATGACATTTGAAGAGATTTTACCGGGTTTAAAGGCAAAAAAGAAATATGTACGTACTGGATGGGGTGGAGCAGAGAACTATGTCCAACTCTTTGACACTATTGAAGTTGATGGTCAAAAACTAGTGGCCACACCCTATTTTCTTATCAATGTAACAGGTGAAGGCGAGGGATTTTCTATGTGGAGTCCGACACCTTGTGATGTGCTAGCAACTGACTGGGTAGAAGTTCATGACTAAGAGAGTCCTTGTCACAGGTGTATCCAGCGGCATAGGTCTTGCGCAGGCTCGGATTTTTTTGGAAAATGGCTGGCGTGTTTACGGACTGGATCGGACCAGCAAGCCTGATTTAACTGGTGATTTTCATTTTTTACAAATTGACCTGACAGATGATCTATCTCCGGTTTTTTCATGGTGCCAGACAGTTGATGTCCTCTGTAATACCGCAGGTGTTCTGGATGATTATCGTCCTCACTTAGAGATAGAAGAGGCAGAATTGGAACATATCTTTGCAGTCAATTTTTTCTCAGTAACCAGATTGACCAGTCCCTATCTGCGCCAAATGGTAGAAAACAAGTCGGGCATGATAATCAATATGTGCTCTATTGCTTCTAGTTTAGCAGGTGGAGGAGGTTCAGCCTATACAGCTTCCAAGCATGCTCTAGCAGGCTTTACCAAGCAGCTCGCCCTTGACTATGCCAAATCAGGTATTCAAGTCTTCGGCATTGCCCCAGGTGCTGTTCAGACAGGGATGACCCAGGCCGACTTTGAACCAGGAGGCCTGGCTGATTGGGTAGCAGCTCAGACTCCTATCGGACGCTGGACACAGCCAGAAGAAATTGCAGAGTTGACCTTTATGCTAGCTACGGGAAAATTCTCGTCTATGCAAGGGCAGATTATTTCTATTGATGGTGGTTGGAGTTTGAAATAGATGGATTGTATGGTTGAGGAGCAACCACACAAATACATACGAAGCGGAAGATAAATCTTTCAATCTGGAGAGTTTAGACTCTCCTTTTTGTTTACAACATCAGCTCTTTGTTCTGCTATTTTCCAAAAATCCTAAAATTTGCTATAATGAGGTGATAAGATTGAAAAGAGAGATATTTA from Streptococcus ruminantium includes:
- a CDS encoding PadR family transcriptional regulator; translation: MKETQMLKGILDGCVLQIIARQEIYGYELVQELRASGFQNMVGGTVYPLLQKLEKNSLIVSQNKPSPDGPDRKYFYLTTQGQAYLEDFWLQWNDLVKKVDRLAQTVEKR
- a CDS encoding DUF1129 domain-containing protein yields the protein MNKQLEYRKQIEMIEEKLIRKNKEYMERISGYMMIASIFYHQEEVVMEQLLSIYQDVFAAQQDGCSAEEFLGKDSKQMADELLSYLPPIGLMEVARLSVLILSIYLGSQFLMDFAGTGVISLNWIGLLCDTVLSLLLPIGIFLILRRLIYQTDKIKILGIYIGFPLVFLGLCFLRLWLVPKKLDFVLTGWGLVVLLALLGVALLFFQEQKLVRYVFLPTYVLTLACGSLTSYLKQVGASVPIWLNLTLIFLPIIIFWIGSMIFLMRKEK
- a CDS encoding DUF1129 domain-containing protein; the protein is MNTFQLHLKQMNDLQRKLNKENKAYMKRLRTYMTLASGFYNQEERTVRLLLSIYQDVLEAQKDGQSAEDFLGKDSQQMADQLLSDLPPLRWYYGLRLTGSIALVYIGWLFLGTFSCTGYMKLEWRSLLCDLLIGFMLPSSAFFILKNLVYEPSKAKARFVIGIWSILVLGIIGLRIWLSRQFYEFIRLPFWVSVLILVGIAAGIWYYRKKTSIIHVFMPSYILTVLSGFSQIVATHFGYGERDWTGWLPLGFISLALISSLLGALYMLKKDELS
- a CDS encoding TIGR02328 family protein; this translates as MRLWHEELINKLPRQQLLGQHRECAALRGAGWGRLHATVNYVFEYSPYKLYQYHCLILAEMEHRGYKPDEKWKNPLYRGKVVSEYEKLSEEVITHPIYPEHNEEYLEECLDNLKAKNIHLS
- a CDS encoding DUF2829 domain-containing protein — its product is MTFEEILPGLKAKKKYVRTGWGGAENYVQLFDTIEVDGQKLVATPYFLINVTGEGEGFSMWSPTPCDVLATDWVEVHD
- a CDS encoding 3-oxoacyl-ACP reductase; this translates as MTKRVLVTGVSSGIGLAQARIFLENGWRVYGLDRTSKPDLTGDFHFLQIDLTDDLSPVFSWCQTVDVLCNTAGVLDDYRPHLEIEEAELEHIFAVNFFSVTRLTSPYLRQMVENKSGMIINMCSIASSLAGGGGSAYTASKHALAGFTKQLALDYAKSGIQVFGIAPGAVQTGMTQADFEPGGLADWVAAQTPIGRWTQPEEIAELTFMLATGKFSSMQGQIISIDGGWSLK